TTAGAGCATCTCCAACCGGAGGTGCTTTGTTTGCAACTATCATCTACTGTTTGCCTCTTTAgtgttatctatttttttactatataattCAATCTATCTATGTTTTTTAACTTTGACTTTTTATAATCCATGTAAcctccactcttttttttccttgataGTATCTCTTCTACTGTTCCTTATACAgtttgttaagtttttttttttttttttttatgcaaatgCGAATATATGTTTTAgagattttataaaatcaaagatAAGCTGTCAGCTGTGTATATGGTGTGCAGCTATACCCACCCAATTTGATTTATgagccacttttttttttaattattgtaaattatatatatttgttttgcaGTTCCTGTCAAATTCAAATAGAACACAAAGGAAGTTGCTCATTCTCTTCAATTTgctgtgttttcttttttctttattttcttatttatctttaaatttaagcCTTGATATAAAGTACTATGCTGATGGTATGTAGGCAAGAATTCTTTTATTTGGTTTGGACCAAAACCAAGGGTGACCCTCACAGATCCTGAGCTgatcaaagatgtacttaacaaGATCAGTGATTTCCGAAAGCCTGAAGCAAATCCACTTGCCAAATTACTAGCTACTGGTCTTGTAAACTATGATGGAGAAAAATGGAACAAGCACAGAAGATTAATTAATCCTGCATTCAGTTTAGAAAAATTGAAGGTTAGTTTTCCATTACTGGATGAAGATCTTTTGTCGAATACATTGATGTTAGAAAAACATTCGGaaattgcatttttaatgtGTGTTTCGCACCGGAAGAATTCTTCTCCCCACAAATGCATTTCCTTAAGAAATTTATTTGGTCAGCTAAATTCATTGAGTTAATTAGTTTAGCCTGCAAAATATACCTTTGCAAGTAATATTAGTGTCTTAGAATTTAGATTTGGACTTAAGTCAACCCCAAAGCTATCTCATCTGGTGAGGGTTGCCTCCACTTATATACACTATTTTAacttcaaattctaagatggtatcatAATCTATTGTTGTTTGGCCTATTTGGCCGCTCGTTATCAGACCACCCATAAATGTCTAATCTTGCAAACTTTATGCTCAAGATATTCGATCCTCGACTTGAGGGATGTATTGAAGTTTCCGCATTAGCTATTGGAGTTGAATTAGGCTCATTGATTCATCTGGTGTCTAATATATACTATGTAGTAATTTGTTTACAAGTTTACTAGATTGAAAATGTTGAAActcaaattctaaaaatttggTTTAAATAAGTAACACGAGGAGAAAGTCTGAATATTTATCTGCATAGTTTGACATGGGAATTTTAAAtcctttttatttgatttttacacCACAGATTATGTTACCAATATTCTTCAAAAGTTGCAATGATCTAATTATCAAGTGGGAGGGAATGTTGTCTTCTGATGGATCATGTGAAATGGATGTTTGGCCTTTCCTTCAAAATTTAGCTAGTGATGTTATTGCGAGAACAGCATTTGGAAGTAGTtttgaagaaggaaaaagaatatTTCAACTTCAAAAAGAGCTAGCGGAACTTACAATGAAAGTTATCATGAAAGTTTACATCCCTGGATGGAGGTAAGACTAATATGTATATTTGAGTGTTCAATAGACTAACCTTGTTAACTGAGTTTTATTTAACTGAACTAAACTTACCACACATTTCATTAAGTAAATAGTGATTACCAAATAGTATTTATCATTATGaatcatatatatttgttttgtacTACAAATTTACCAAATGTTTCTCGATGGGAATACATGATAGCTCTCAATTGCaacttaaatagaaaaaaagcttcatcctaaacaaaaatattagcaagCAACATTTCTCATTAAGAATCTACTCATTATATTCAAAGCCtattcatttatcatttgttataaaaaatttaacggATAATAATCAAACTATGTTTCATGTTGACAAATCAACAGTAGAAGGCTAGTTAATTTTGGAAAGAGTGGTTCTGATTCTGCTTACTTGCAGATTTGTACCTACTGCAACCAATCGGAGAATGAAGGAAATTGATAGATATATAAAAGCTTCACTTATGGACATGAttaagaagagagagaaagcacCAAAGACAGGTGAAGCTACTAGGGATGACTTGTTAGGTATACTTCTGGAGTCAAATCACAAGGAAATACAAGAACACAGAAACAATAAGAATGTTGGAATGAATCTCAATGATGTAATCGAGGAATGCAAGTTATTCTACTTTGCAGGGCAAGAGACCACTTCAGTTTTACTTGTTTGGACAATGGTGTTGTTAAGTAGGTACCCTGATTGGCAATCACGTGCAAGGGAGGAAGTCTTACAAGTCTTTGGCAAACAAGCACCAAATTTTGATGGGCTAAGTCACCTTAAGATTGTAAGTGATCTAGATTGGATAAAGTTTACAATAAGTATttgtaagagaagaaaataagaagataaaatgcATCAAActttttcataagttaaaatcaactcatgcACCTTAGTTTATCCAAACTTGAGAGAgaagttaaatgaaaaaaacttCAATAAATGTTGATTTTAGTTTATGCGAGAAGTTCAACTCATTTTAACTCATTTTTCTGGTCCTATGAATACTTatgaagtttatccaaacatgaCTCATTATTATCTTGATATTGAATAGTTTGGCTTTGATACTCACTGTTAGCATAAAGACCTCGAGGAGAAAGATAAGAATCACTTATTTAAAGGTAAGAACTGAAGGGTATTTCTTTTGTAACAGGTCACCATGATTTTGTATGAGGTTCTTAGATTATACCCACCAGGAATTGGCCTTACTAGAAGTGTTCACAGAGATATGAAACTGGGAAACCTAACATTACCTGCTGGAGTGCAAGTTTCCTTACCAATAATTATGGTTCACCATGACCGTGAACTCTGGGGTGATGATGCAAAAGAGTTCAATCCTGAGAGATTTTCAGAAGGGGTTTCAAAAGCGACAAATGGCAGAGTTTCATTTTTTCCATTTGGATGGGGTCCTAGAATATGCATCGGACAAAACTTTTCCTTGTTGGAGGCAAAGATGGCTTTGTCGATGATTTTACAGCATTTCTCATTTGAACTTTCTCCAGCTTATACTCATGCTCCGTTTACAGTGATTACTCTTCAGCCCCAATATGGCGCTCATGTCATTTTACGTAAAGttgaaatgtaaaatataacaataacCCTTATTTTGATTTGCATTTCGCACTGCAAAGTTTATAATGCAATAATAGTAGAAGACTAATTGTTACTTGTGTTGTGAAATGCTATTGATGTACCATGGCAGCAGGATATATTCTACAATTTAAAAAGTCATTAGTGTTACTGTCACACCACAGCTTGCAGTTGTTTATCATGAGTCATGACATAAGATGCCGCCGGCTTAATGCTTTTGTAATTGTTTCTTTGTTCCTTCTGAAACTCTTCCAAGTTCAACCTAGGTCAGTAATTCCCTAGAAAAATAGACACCCATGACCAATAATTGTTTAGCATGACATAAGATGCCGGCTTAATGCTTTTGTAActgtttcattttttcattgtttCTTAAGAAACTCTTCCAAATTCAATCTAGGTCAGTTATTCCCTAGAAAAGTAGACGCCCATGACCAATAACTAGTTTATGACATTtaaattgcataattttttttaatttatttgtaagaaTTAAACACAACATCATCAGATTTAAAAGATTCACACATTCTCTTCAACTAATTAAGTTAGATTCCTTTAATAAATTGCATAGTCTATAACAATCATATTATTATAACATGAGTGGTTTGTCATATGAAAACTCTAACCCTCTCAAGGACTTTAATTTTCTCCAAATTTTCTTCTCCAATTGTTATTCCCTTCCAAGATATGAAAGTTAGTGATCCTTTGGAAAGCATTGGTCGCCTAAAAGTGACCAAATCTATTCCTAGGTCAGAGGCGTTTGTCACTATCACCATTATCTCAAGGTAGTTCTTGATTAAGAAGATTTAAGTACCGAATTACATGATATttttgtagtaaaaaaaattaaaattaaaaaaaaaataagattctgACCTTCTAGGTgagaaagttattaaaaaaatattcttgattatttttcaagaatatttaaaaaaaaattaataacaaagatAAGAAATTAAGATTCCTAATCTAAGATTAGTAAAATCCTAGGATTTCCAACCTTAGATTTTATTCTCGGGAAACTAAAGTCTGGCTTGCAATGTGATATTGCAGTATTGGGCTGAAACATAAGTGAGGCCGTGACAAAAAGAGAAGCCCACATGACATGCTTCTGTTGTGTAGTTGTAGCTTGAGGGTTTTTTCGATTGAAGCATTACACCACTCCACTTTAGTCTCTCCTACTTGCCACAACCCCTATTGAGGGTTTTTAGGACGCGTAAAAGTGATGCCACGTGCCCTAATTCAGGACATTAAACCATAGCTAGCGTCTCCTTGCGAAAAATGACCATAAGCTTACAGGTTCTAATCCCTGCCTATTTATTCTTCTTCATCTCTTCTGTTTATTAATTCTGGCTTTTGGTTCAGTTTAAGGGCTTTGTGAGGATATGATCTATGGCACTTGTGTCACAGCTTCCAAGTCACTGTAAgaattctttctttcctttgctTTTTACTGTAAAGATGTTttgtaattgttataaaaaattttgCTGATACAATGGTTGTAATATAGGGCTTCTCTCTTTTGGTTAtaatatgttttgaattttactTGACCCTGAAGAGAGTTTGGTCCAATGggtgaaaatgtttttttttttttattagtgttaGTAGTTGCACTCGTGTCTATGAGTGATGGATTAAAGGATAGTgggaaatagtttttttttttttttaatatttctcctTTTATTTCTGCTTCTATAGGGACTGTTTTTCCTTTTGCAGGATTTTCAGAGCGTTAGTGTTGCAGAAGCCATTAAATTTTCAAGTAAAATTCTCCTCCAAGTGTTTTCCTACGAAGATAAGAATGGAAAGTAATCTTAATCATAGCATAGAGGGCAACAATAAAGCGTCTAGGGGTGCCTTGGTTGTCCTAGAAGGCTTGGATCGTTCTGGGAAGTCTTCTCAGTGTAGCAGGCTAGTGTCCTTCTTGGAGGGACAAGGGATCTCTGCTGAATTATGGAGATTTCCCGACAGAACTACAAATGTTGGGCAAATGATATCTGCCTATCTAACTAACACATCTCAGTTGGATGATCATACTATTCATCTCCTCTTCAGCGCTAATCGTTGGGAAAAGAGGTTTCTGcacttctttttctattttgtttttttccagAAAATCTGAACTATGGTTATTTGAGTTTTGCTGATAATTTTTTGGAAACTTGTAGCTTGTGGTTGGATGGTTGGGTGCTTAGCAGGTTTGAATGTAGATAATGGGTTGGAAAAGGTTAGCATAAGATAAATATAGCCAATTCTTGATTCATGATATTTTATGTTTGACAAATGGTCATGTCTACCTAGAAAGTGGATAAATTTTCTCAGTAGAGTAGGGGTATAAAGCAGGAAACTAAACCATTCCATGATAAAGGCATTTAAATCCTTTAATGAAAAACTCGAGTTGTCATAATGATTTTAGTAGCAAAACTAGCAACATCTTATATGATAAGAACATGTGCCTTTTGTAATCAGAAGCAAGCTATGTTGCATCACTTCTAGCTTAACTTTTTGTAATGCATGATGTTGCACATTGTGACATATTCATTCGAGAAAGCTGAGCTTTAGCTTCAAGGGAAGCTAGTACAAACTTGTGAAGTAACTACATGATATATGGCAGTTATGATGTTGGTGATGCAGTGTTGTTAAATGGCGGCCATGGCGGCGCCATGGCGGATTTTCGTGGCAGATTTTCAAAAAAACGCCACCGAATAGCGGTGGCATGGTGGCGGAAATGGcggattttttttgctttttgtccGCGGTAGGAGTTGGGCTGACCCGACCCAACCCTACCCGGTATTAGAAAGATGTTTACTTCTAAGGAGCCTAAGGGAAAAGAAACTGCAAAGGTAGTGCTCATGCCTTCTTTTTGGAATAGTGTGGTTTACACTCTTAAAGTCATGGCTCCACTTGTGAAAGTGCTTCGTCTTGTGGATGGTGAAAGGAAACCAGCCATGGGCTATATTTATGAAGCAATGGACAAggcaaaagaaacaattatcaAGTCTTTCAACAACAATGAAAGCAAGTACAAAGATGTGTTTGCAATCATTGATAAAAGATGGAATTGTTAGCTTCATAGGCCATTGCATGCAGCTGCCCACTTCTTAAATTCAGAGTTCTTTTATGACAACACTGacttggagtttgattttgaggtCACCAATGGTTTGTTTGAGTGCATTAAGAAGTTGATTCCACAATTTGATGTGCAACAAAAAATTCTAACCGAGTTACATCTTTACAAGATTGGTGCTGACCACTTTGGTTCCGACTTTGCAATGgctcaaaggaaaacccattctcCTAGTAAGAAACTTTtatcatactattttttttttatgtattagtgTTATAATTCAGAATTCTAAGTTATGCTCTTGGTTGGTAATTGGTATTGCAGCATATTGGTGACGAATGTTTGGGTCACAAACTCCAAATTTGCAGAAGCtagctattaaaattttgagtttgaCTTGCAGTGCTTCAGGATGTGAAAGAAATTGGAGTGTGTTTGAGCAAGTAATTGTGACAAAACTCTaactatactttttaattttatttaattttgatgatcaagttttatttggagtatatttgagattgaaatcaacatttatttgttatgttgtagattcattccaaaaaaagaaatagacttGAGCACAAGAGGTTGCATGATTTGGTGTTTGTCAAATACAACCAACAATAGAAGCAAAGATATAATGCAagagatgaaattgatccaatttCTCTTAATGATATTGATGTATGCAATGAATGGCTCGTGGGAGAGATGGAtcaagatgatgataatgatgctggaaatgatttggtatttgaagatgatgatgctcTAAATTGGGCAACTGTGTATCAGGCTTCGGGGGTTGGAGAGTGTAGGATGTATACTAGGCggaaaaagcaaaaaacaagTGTTGCTGCTGCCCAAACTTCTAAAAAAACAGGCAATGGTTGTTGGATCTTCATCAAGGAAGCAAAAAGCAATCCAAGAAAATGATGAGGATCTAGATGTTGAGGAGAATATTGATGTTgaatctgaagaagaagaaatcatggTCAATTTTGAGGCGTCTGATGGggaagagggagagggagatgcTCCATTACCATATGATAACAATGAAGATGATTATGTTGGGATTGGAGAAGATGATTAGAGCCTCAACCTTCACTTTGCACTTTGCattatgtttttatcattttcttattttgaactctttaatgagtttatttggtgttggtACTTGATTATTGCATGaactcatgaaacttttttagtttatttgaatgcaatcctttgtttttttcaatttcaatgagtttatatatatatatatatatatatatatatatatattttatttttttttgtccgcCATAACATCCATCATTTTTCACTACGCCATCCGTCATATTTTTATGATGGATTTTGACTTTCCGCCATGAACCGTCATCTGCCATTAACAATATTGTGGTGATGTCATGACTTTATGTGTTATGTATATATCCTGGAACAGTGCTTATTAGCTGATAAAGCCTGGGGGTTTTGTAGCCCTCAATccatttggatatttttttccACTACTTTTGATGAGCAGTAAAATTACAAGGTTACAATTGAATATCATCAATCAAGTTTTGTAATTCCTTGCAGGTCATTGATGGAATCAAAACTGAAAACTGGAACAACCCTCATTGTTGACCGTTATTCTTATTCTGGGGTGGCTTTCTCATCTGCCAAGGGACTTGATTTTGAATGGTGTAAGGTAAAAGATTTAGTAAGGTTGAGGACTTTAAGGAGATCTTCCGTGCTAGTATACTTTAGAGTTACTTAATTACTTAtgttcattctctatttgagtATTTGTAAAtggtgaattttatttttttgcaggTCCCAGAGATTGGATTGCCAGCACCAGATGTGGTAGTATACCTTGACATATCTCCAGAGGTATGCAACACTTATAGCTGCGTGGCCAGTAAATAGTGACTTGATGTGTGAGTTTTAAGACAGTCTAAAAGCGGTTTTGTTTTTCAGAAATACaattaagaaacaaattttCGTCTGcattagtttattttctttcttgcaggTGAAGAGTTTGTATTCCATAAAACCATGCTTATTTTCTAAGAAAGTGTTTCTCTGCTTCCTTTTCTATATTCCAATATGCTGTTGGGTTCTAAGATTTTAAAGTAAACAGAGAGAGGAGGGGggttaatttacaaaaaaagttttatgTGTTACTTATAAGGGTGTGGTATATAGATAAGTTGTGCTATCTTGTTTATAAAATTCATGCTCCTGGATTTCTGATCTTTCTCACTGCTAATTGGTTAGCATGTAAGAGCTTGCTTCATGTATATGACCCTTTTTTGCttatttacatttatattcTCTATAAATTTCATCAGAAAGCTGCAGAAAGAGGAGGGTATGGAGGTGAGAGATATGAAAAGCTGGAGTTTCAGAAGAAAGTTGCTGATTGGTACAAAGTTCTTCATGATGTTTCCTGGAAGGTAATTAACTGCTTTTGTGGTCTTTCCTCCTAAATTAGCATTTATCTTAATGCTTTGTTGTTACTGTCAGTCTAAAGTGGCAATACCTGATTTTTGTTCCTATTAGCTCCATGCTATAGGTTTAACCACATGCTAAACCTTTTCTTTTGGTTGTTTCCTTCTCTTTCCACTGGCTTGATGCAGGATGTTGATGCTTGCCAACCCATAGAAGATGTGGAGAAACAGTTGCAAGAGATTGTTCTTGATTGTGTCACAGAATGCCGGAAGGGGAAGCCCCTTTCCACCTTGTGGTCGAAGTAGACACGCCTTGATACATGAGAACAAATATGTCAGATGTATTATTTTGAACACCAAAACCCATTTTTGTGTAACTCTGGTTGctctttttttatatcttataatCACAAATTAATTCGTTTGCGAAGCAATTTGAAGAAAGCCTCGAAATTTATAATATGCCCAAGCTCAAGCTGGAAGGATTGAAAATTTTCTGATCCAACAAATGTGATGCAGCAGCTTTCTGTAACCCTGATGAGGTCCAGATTTTATGTGCCCAATTTCACTGAAGTTTAACTATACATCAGGACTGCCTCAAAAGTGTTTAATGCTTGTGAAACTAGTAGGAAAGTATTTTGGGAAAAGCCAAATTGATACGAgtttatttatctattaataTGTTACCTAGTTATTGGCAATTGGATAGCCTTTAAATGAATTCTATTGCCTCAAgtgtttgatattttatatctaGTTTTATAACCGGTGGGACAGGCCTGTcagtttattttaaagttttgaagttatcatttcaatttatacttgaaataaattttaagaattaaatctaacatattttttattaaaataattctaatattttttaaaattaattttaatgagataatttaaaaactgtaatataataaatacataaatatattcattttcaaatccattctcaaattatgatttttgaaagaaaacaataatgctattttaattttcaataatgttatattaaagTTGTAACaaatttctgtttaaaaaaaagtgttactgATCATTTATGTGTCAGTAATAATGTTttcatttaagaattaaaaatgaataaattttatgGCTGACttctaaatatgtttttatcgaatgcaaaaagtatttttgaaaatgaaacaaattcaTAAATGTTCATTAGAATGTTCCCATACGTGtcctttattattttggtaattaacataaaatttaacttttatctgTGATTAGTGACTTTTTTTATAGCTTAAATCAGTTTTTAACTGATTGATTCCATGAAAATCAGTTTATATTAtgtgttaattatttaaattttgaattgatattttaaatgcACTTTCATCAATTGATATGAAGCCAATATACCAActcaaaataaagtttttttaaatagttactactttaaaaaatttatcatttcactCATTGATTTATATTTAAGGGCAAAAAACAATTGATTTAATTGATAAAAGTGAAATCAATCATAGTTAATAAcgaatatataaacaaaaaataaattttaattggttgtaattttgattgatttcacaaataaaaaattaaatacacagTTAATTTGAGATAAATTCGACataaaaaaggtaaaacaacaatgaataaatattactaatttattaatatcacatgaattttcaacaaaattattaagttGCTTCAAGTTTCCTATTTCTTATATTAAAACTCAAATTATCAATAGAAGTAAGAAGATTGATAAGCTTTTATTTGATAAGCAAAGAAAACACATGCAATCATAtgtattaaacaaaaattattgttctacaaaaacaaaaatccataagtatacacacacacacatatatatatatatatatatatatataatttttattcttcaaaGAGATGAGAAAAGGACATGATGATTGTAGAGGTGTTCGTGGATACCAGTCATCCTATAAATTATTTGGGTTggatatttttgtatttaagtCAAATCTAACTCAagctatttaaatttattaagtttTGAGTTAGgtcatgaattttaatatttggatCCGCTGATGATCCGGTCCATTGacctattaatttatattaaattattattattattattattattattattattattattatatgtaatatatattttttgattaaaaaaatcaattactattattatgaAACTTAAAACTA
The nucleotide sequence above comes from Glycine soja cultivar W05 chromosome 11, ASM419377v2, whole genome shotgun sequence. Encoded proteins:
- the LOC114376382 gene encoding cytochrome P450 72A68-like, whose protein sequence is MEAPWATTSSSIVFVIVILALTSWAWRMLNWLWIRPKRLERLLREQGLQGNPYRILVGDLKEIVKLQMEARSKPMNLSHDIVPRVFAHLHQSVLKHGKNSFIWFGPKPRVTLTDPELIKDVLNKISDFRKPEANPLAKLLATGLVNYDGEKWNKHRRLINPAFSLEKLKIMLPIFFKSCNDLIIKWEGMLSSDGSCEMDVWPFLQNLASDVIARTAFGSSFEEGKRIFQLQKELAELTMKVIMKVYIPGWRFVPTATNRRMKEIDRYIKASLMDMIKKREKAPKTGEATRDDLLGILLESNHKEIQEHRNNKNVGMNLNDVIEECKLFYFAGQETTSVLLVWTMVLLSRYPDWQSRAREEVLQVFGKQAPNFDGLSHLKIVTMILYEVLRLYPPGIGLTRSVHRDMKLGNLTLPAGVQVSLPIIMVHHDRELWGDDAKEFNPERFSEGVSKATNGRVSFFPFGWGPRICIGQNFSLLEAKMALSMILQHFSFELSPAYTHAPFTVITLQPQYGAHVILRKVEM
- the LOC114377008 gene encoding thymidylate kinase translates to MIYGTCVTASKSLIFRALVLQKPLNFQVKFSSKCFPTKIRMESNLNHSIEGNNKASRGALVVLEGLDRSGKSSQCSRLVSFLEGQGISAELWRFPDRTTNVGQMISAYLTNTSQLDDHTIHLLFSANRWEKRSLMESKLKTGTTLIVDRYSYSGVAFSSAKGLDFEWCKVPEIGLPAPDVVVYLDISPEKAAERGGYGGERYEKLEFQKKVADWYKVLHDVSWKDVDACQPIEDVEKQLQEIVLDCVTECRKGKPLSTLWSK